The genome window CTTCGACGGGCTGACGCACACCGAAATCGCCGCCCAGTTGGGCGAGCCGCTGGGCACGGTGAAAACACGCATTCGCACGGCGCTCGTGGCGCTGCGAAAGGCTCTGGCCGCATGACGACGCACGAACAATTCGCCGACGACCTGGCTCTCTATGCGCTCGGGGCGCTGGAGGGCGAGGAGCGCGCGGCGCTGGAGCGCCATGTGGCCGAGTGCTCCGCCTGCCGCCAGGAACTGGAGCGGCTGCGTGGCGACGCGGCGCTTCTGGCCCTGACCGCCTCTGGTCCCGCGCCTCCGGAGCGGGCCCGCCAGCGACTGCTGGCGGCCATCGCGCAGGAACCGCGCTCGCACCTGGTGCGACTGAAGCGCCCCTGGTGGACGCTGGCCCCGGTGTTCGCCACGATCGTCATGGTGTTGTTCGGCATCCTGCTGTGGCGGGACAACGTGCAGGTTCGGCGGAAACTTAGGTACGCGAGGATTCATCTGGAGGAGCAGCGCGTCGAGCTGGAACAGCGGCGCACCGAGCTGGCGGAAGCGCGGCGCATCGCCGATGTCCTGACGGCGCCGGACGCGGCTCAGTTCACGCTGGTTGACACTAGGTCGAAGGCGCAACCCCAAGGCAAGGCGATTTATCTGCAATCGCAGGGCACGCTGGTATTCGTGGCCAGCAACTTCGCGCCCGTGCCGCCGGGCAAGGCTTATGAGTTGTGGCTGGTGCCGGCCAGCGGCCAGCCCCCGATTCCGGCCGGAGTGTTCAAGCCCGATGCACGCGGCAGCGCGCTGATGGCCGGGCCTCCACTGCCCCCAGGAGTCGAGGCCAAGGCATTCGCCATCACGCTGGAGCCAGAACAGGGTTCAGCCACACCCACCATGCCCATCATCATGCTGGGGGCGGCGGGAATGTAGGAGCGCTTTCCGCTGACTGCTGAGTGCTGAATGCTTCCTTCAGACGTACCAACCTAGTTGATAGCGCCCGCCGTGTTCCTGTTGTAGCTTGGCGGACGTGTCCACCAACACCATGGAGCGATTGACGGTCACGCAAGTGCAGGCGGAGGTGGAACGTTTCTGGAACGCGTTCACCTCGAAGTCGGCGGCACTATTGACGCAGTTCTACGGACCCGAGTCCACGGTGTTCGGCTCGGCGTCGCTGCGCTCTGAGCCGGGACGCCTGGCCGCCGCACGCCGTCAGCGCGAGTACTTCCATCCCCAAGCCAGCATCCGCGTACAACTGGGGCCGATCGAGGTCACCATGCTGGGCGAGAGCGTCGCCGTGGCCAGCTACACCTTCCAGTTCCGCGCCGAGCGCATCGCCGGCGCCT of Terriglobales bacterium contains these proteins:
- a CDS encoding anti-sigma factor, with the protein product MTTHEQFADDLALYALGALEGEERAALERHVAECSACRQELERLRGDAALLALTASGPAPPERARQRLLAAIAQEPRSHLVRLKRPWWTLAPVFATIVMVLFGILLWRDNVQVRRKLRYARIHLEEQRVELEQRRTELAEARRIADVLTAPDAAQFTLVDTRSKAQPQGKAIYLQSQGTLVFVASNFAPVPPGKAYELWLVPASGQPPIPAGVFKPDARGSALMAGPPLPPGVEAKAFAITLEPEQGSATPTMPIIMLGAAGM